In the genome of Populus trichocarpa isolate Nisqually-1 chromosome 6, P.trichocarpa_v4.1, whole genome shotgun sequence, one region contains:
- the LOC7497614 gene encoding uncharacterized protein LOC7497614 isoform X2, translated as MLHRSFKPAKCKTSLKLASSRIKLLKNKREAQVKHLKRELAQLLDAGQERTARIRVEHVVREEKTMAAYELIEIYCELIVARLPIIESQKNCPIDLKEAVSSVIFASPRCADVPELMDIRKHLTAKYGKEFVSAAVELRPDCGVSRLLVEKLSSKSPDGPTKIKILTAIAEEHNIKWDPMSFEEKDTKPPEDMLKGPATFEQASRVHVEPTNAQASPNRVDQGSHNFHDPSQHYVKHDVPANSHGPDLQSSPHSYPDHRPSGNHSEVLSGPQNWNMEFKDATAAAQAAAESAERASMAARAAAELSSQERITRQHLAESRKAFAFESRDVGPQNYTGSKLQGEDVDKDQMSNNVYQRHPGLHREEREGNEQDDLAGLTKRFYNLKSPNKPSQSASSKSSNSFVDDYPLIDDLPMPDRLSQKRSSELGESSVKLESRESEVSFVSKLEDGMTSENVSHFEEARIRKQSSSVSSHSHSQTFSDDYNVFSNTNQQRMGDETDKEQRDAKGANSYDNAMVFDDSSSDKEIKFDVEDEHNDQVYDSDFSSEGRKSSSHLLANADAWGRTENMDEFRGKSSSQTPLTSAFFSQDFTTDPVPSQPHDLLPMTFDDSDSVSSEREVDLDTYEVVGGSSTGIFAHTKSVSTRNSDPIHSGSPHSIRFSLADKENLGSNRKTHLQTASLDSDVQEVFSMKNQRTGVDVEMDNKFAYGKLDTSQSSPIPVKSCTSSNDLKDNLQTSGHPVVKNVQNYELPITTKNADPIEESNLETGTELNLGILTGGFRNKGYRHPPYHRNVSNNSSSSEQAIDNIHSRTGRTSSPVKVDIGSGARDQETNNQRLHPKVDVKASSRTPATYYDDDSDEEVPQQHFSNSPKSYGRKSVIEGNDRSSTKTSDNRDSEFSKPNPSSKTHLSTRFSRRTKASPSDKDYSSKPPVLSKSPVSADSFVERTPSSSSSYTADAESIPQSRSSGYQGSSEQCRSTEEAASKRIQQSKRFSYEESSPRSSDAISSQQKPPSQSKSSDYWASSRQPPRSAEQAASKQISESKRSSREETLKSSAREQPFSSPPKPVATDSAQSSKTSSTHGETPSRENSINKPSHVHPKLPDYDTFAAHLLSLRQNQQ; from the exons ATGCTTCATCGGAGTTTCAAGCCTGCCAAATG CAAAACATCGTTGAAGTTAGCGTCTTCGCGAATAAAGCTGTTGAAGAATAAGAGAGAAGCACAGGTGAAGCATCTCAAGAGAGAATTGGCTCAATTGCTGGACGCTGGCCAAGAACGGACTGCCAGAATCCGG GTTGAACATGTGGTTAGGGAAGAGAAGACTATGGCAGCATATGAACTTATCGAGATATATTGCGAGCTTATTGTGGCGCGTTTGCCCATCATTGAGTCGCAGAA AAACTGTCCCATTGACTTGAAGGAAGCGGTCTCAAGTGTAATTTTTGCCTCTCCAAGATGTGCTGATGTACCAGAATTGATGGACATTCGGAAGCATTTAACAGCAAAATATGGGAAAGAATTTGTATCTGCAGCAGTTGAATTACGTCCAGACTGTGGTGTTAGCCGCcta TTGGTGGAAAAATTATCTTCCAAATCACCTGATGGCCctaccaaaattaaaattttgactgCAATCGCTGAGGAACACAATATCAAGTGGGATCCTATGTCATTTGAAGAGAAAGACACCAAACCTCCTGAGGACATGCTG AAGGGACCCGCTACATTTGAGCAGGCTAGTAGAGTCCATGTGGAACCTACTAATGCCCAAGCCTCACCGAATAGGGTTGATCAGGGATCTCATAATTTCCATGATCCGTCGCAACACTATGTAAAGCATGATGTTCCTGCAAACTCTCATGGCCCCGATTTACAATCTTCACCTCATTCCTATCCAGATCATAGGCCTTCAG GGAACCATAGTGAGGTCTTATCTGGTCCACAGAATTGGAATATGGAATTCAAGGATGCCACAGCTGCTGCACAGGCAGCTGCTGAATCTGCTGAACGAGCAAGCATGGCTGCCAGAGCTGCTGCAGAACTTTCAAGTCAAGAAAGGATAACCAGGCAGCATTTAGCAGAATCACGGAAGGCTTTTGCTTTTGAATCAAGAGATGTAGGACCTCAAAACTATACTGGCTCAAAGCTGCAAGGTGAAGATGTTGACAAAGATCAAATGAGTAACAACGTGTACCAAAGACATCCAGGGTTACATCGTGAGGAGAGAGAAGGCAATGAGCAAGATGACCTGGCTGGATTAACTAAAAGGTTTTACAATCTCAAGAGCCCTAATAAACCTAGTCAGTCAGCTTCCTCAAAGTCCAGTAATTCTTTTGTGGATGATTATCCATTAATTGATGATCTCCCAATGCCTGATAGGCTTTCTCAAAAGAGGTCTTCCGAATTGGGTGAATCTAGTGTAAAGCTAGAGTCTAGGGAATCTGAGGTAAGCTTTGTGAGTAAACTGGAAGATGGAATGACATCAGAGAATGTCAGTCACTTTGAGGAAGCAAGAATCAGAAAACAGTCTAGCAGTGTTTCCTCACATTCGCATTCACAAACTTTCAGTGATGATTACAATGTGTTTTCCAATACCAACCAGCAGAGAATGGGAGATGAGACTGATAAGGAGCAAAGAGATGCAAAAGGAGCAAATTCTTATGACAATGCCATGGTTTTTGATGATTCTTCTTCAGACAAGGAAATTAAGTTCGATGTGGAGGATGAACATAATGACCAAGTCTATGATTCGGATTTTTCATCAGAAGGTAGAAAGTCATCTTCTCATTTGTTAGCAAATGCAGATGCTTGGGGCCGTACGGAAAACATGGATGAGTTTCGAGGAAAGTCCAGTTCGCAGACACCGTTGAC CTCGGCATTCTTTTCTCAAGATTTTACCACTGACCCTGTTCCTTCCCAACCACATGACTTGTTACCCATGACTTTTGATGATTCTGACAGCGTAAGTTCAGAGAGGGAAGTGGATCTGGATACCTATGAGGTGGTTGGTGGTTCAAGTACTGGCATTTTTGCTCATACAAAGAGTGTTAGCACCAGAAACTCTGACCCCATTCATAGCGGGAGTCCTCACTCAATAAGATTTTCACTTGCAGACAAGGAAAATTTGGGATCCAACCGTAAAACGCATTTACAGACAGCTTCACTTGATTCAGATGTCCAAGAAGTATTCTCTATGAAAAATCAGAGAACTGGAGTTGATGTTGAAATGGATAATAAGTTTGCTTATGGTAAATTGGACACGAGTCAATCTTCTCCCATACCTGTGAAATCTTGCACAAGTTCTAATGACTTGAAGGACAACCTGCAAACTTCAGGGCATCCAGTAGTGAAAAATGTTCAAAATTATGAATTACCAATCACCACAAAGAATGCTGATCCTATTGAAGAATCCAATTTGGAAACTGGTACAGAGTTGAACTTGGGAATATTGACAGGTGGCTTTCGAAACAAGGGTTATAGGCATCCGCCATACCACAGGAATGTATCAAATAATTCCTCATCATCTGAACAAGCAATAGATAATATTCATTCAAGGACTGGTCGGACCTCTTCTCCTGTCAAGGTTGATATTGGTTCTGGAGCTCGTGATCAGGAGACAAACAATCAGAGACTGCACCCAAAAGTAGATGTAAAAGCAAGCTCAAGAACCCCAGCTACATATTATGATGACGATTCTGATGAGGAAGTTCCACAACAACATTTTAGCAATAGTCCAAAGTCATATGGCCGAAAATCAGTTATTGAAGGGAATGATAGGTCAAGCACAAAGACATCAGATAATCGTGATTCTGAGTTTTCTAAGCCGAATCCATCTAGCAAAACTCATTTAAGCACTAGGTTTTCTCGACGAACAAAGGCATCTCCTTCTGATAAAGATTATTCTTCGAAGCCTCCAGTGCTTTCCAAGTCTCCAGTGAGTGCAGACTCTTTTGTGGAAAGAACACCATCCTCAAGTAGCTCCTACACTGCTGACGCTGAATCAATCCCCCAGAGCAGAAGCTCGGGTTACCAGGGAAGTTCTGAGCAATGTAGGTCAACAGAAGAAGCAGCTTCTAAGCGAATTCAGCAGTCCAAGAGGTTCTCATATGAAGAATCATCCCCAAGGAGTTCAGATGCTATTTCTAGTCAGCAAAAACCACCATCTCAGTCAAAGAGTTCAGATTACTGGGCAAGTTCTAGGCAGCCACCTAGATCAGCAGAACAAGCAGCTTCTAAGCAAATTTCAGAATCCAAGAGGTCTTCGCGTGAGGAAACTCTTAAGTCATCAGCTCGGGAACAGCCATTTAGTTCTCCTCCTAAGCCAGTCGCAACAGACAGTGCTCAAAGTTCAAAGACTTCCAGTACCCATGGTGAGACGCCATCCAGGGAGAATTCCATTAATAAACCCAGCCATGTTCACCCAAAACTTCCTGACTATGACACCTTTGCAGCGCATCTACTGTCTCTCCGCCAGAATCagcaataa
- the LOC7497616 gene encoding RNA-binding protein involved in heterochromatin assembly dri1 has translation MSWTAGGDWMCSACQHQNFKKREMCQRCGYPKYGGPDPATYICNATKVLAGDWYCSAMNCQAHNYASRSSCYNCGALRNDHAAGGYGSNAYGSDGSDPPGWKTGDWICTRLGCGVHNYASRMECFKCRTPREYSGGY, from the exons ATGAGCTGGACAGCTGGAGGAGATTGGATGTGCAGCGCATGCCAGCACCAGAATTTCAAGAAAAGGGAAATGTGCCAACGTTGCGGGTACCCTAAGTACGGCGGCCCTGATCCGGCAACCTACATATGCAATGCAACAAAGGTTTTGGCTGGGGACTGGTATTGTTCCGCCATGAACTGTCAAGCTCACAACTATGCTAGCCGGTCAAGCTGCTATAATTGTGGTGCATTAAGAAATGATCATGCTGCAGGTGGGTATGGAAGCAACGCTTATGGATCTGATGGAAGTGATCCTCCTGGATGGAAAACTGGTGATTGGATTTGCACCAG ATTGGGATGTGGAGTCCATAATTATGCTAGCAGGATGGAATGCTTTAAATGCAGAACACCGAGGGAATACA GTGGTGGATATTGA
- the LOC7497613 gene encoding probable phospholipase A2 homolog 1 encodes MFVGVRFSVGARVAVALASVLIFLSLFADCANNNDSQEKCSRTCVAQNCNSVGIRYGKYCGVGWTGCPGEKPCDDVDACCKIHDECVEKKGLNNIKCHEKFKSCIKKVHKSGKVGFSRDCTYETAVPTMVQGMDMAILLSQLGSSKIEL; translated from the exons ATGTTCGTTGGCGTGCGCTTCTCTGTTGGAGCCCGTGTCGCTGTGGCATTGGCTTCAGTATTAATCTTCCTCTCCCTCTTCGCTGACTGCGCCAACAACAACGATTCTCAG GAGAAATGCAGTAGAACCTGTGTTGCCCAGAACTGTAATT CGGTTGGAATTAGATACGGGAAGTATTGTGGAGTAGGGTGGACTGGGTGTCCTGGAGAGAAACCGTGTGATGATGTCGATGCCTGTTGTAAGATTCACGATGAGTGCGTCGAGAAGAAAG GTTTGAATAATATCAAGTGCCACGAGAAGTTCAAATCTTGCATAAAGAAAGTCCATAAATCCGGAAAGGTTGGGTTTTCTCGGGATTGCACTTATGAAACAGCTGTTCCTACTATGGTGCAGGGAATGGATATGGCCATTTTACTTTCCCAGTTAGGCAGCTCAAAGATTGAACTATAA
- the LOC7497614 gene encoding uncharacterized protein LOC7497614 isoform X1, giving the protein MLHRSFKPAKCKTSLKLASSRIKLLKNKREAQVKHLKRELAQLLDAGQERTARIRVEHVVREEKTMAAYELIEIYCELIVARLPIIESQKNCPIDLKEAVSSVIFASPRCADVPELMDIRKHLTAKYGKEFVSAAVELRPDCGVSRLLVEKLSSKSPDGPTKIKILTAIAEEHNIKWDPMSFEEKDTKPPEDMLKGPATFEQASRVHVEPTNAQASPNRVDQGSHNFHDPSQHYVKHDVPANSHGPDLQSSPHSYPDHRPSGNHSEVLSGPQNWNMEFKDATAAAQAAAESAERASMAARAAAELSSQERITRQHLAESRKAFAFESRDVGPQNYTGSKLQGEDVDKDQMSNNVYQRHPGLHREEREGNEQDDLAGLTKRFYNLKSPNKPSQSASSKSSNSFVDDYPLIDDLPMPDRLSQKRSSELGESSVKLESRESEVSFVSKLEDGMTSENVSHFEEARIRKQSSSVSSHSHSQTFSDDYNVFSNTNQQRMGDETDKEQRDAKGANSYDNAMVFDDSSSDKEIKFDVEDEHNDQVYDSDFSSEGRKSSSHLLANADAWGRTENMDEFRGKSSSQTPLTSAFFSQDFTTDPVPSQPHETPLTSAFFSQDFTTDPVPSQPHDLLPMTFDDSDSVSSEREVDLDTYEVVGGSSTGIFAHTKSVSTRNSDPIHSGSPHSIRFSLADKENLGSNRKTHLQTASLDSDVQEVFSMKNQRTGVDVEMDNKFAYGKLDTSQSSPIPVKSCTSSNDLKDNLQTSGHPVVKNVQNYELPITTKNADPIEESNLETGTELNLGILTGGFRNKGYRHPPYHRNVSNNSSSSEQAIDNIHSRTGRTSSPVKVDIGSGARDQETNNQRLHPKVDVKASSRTPATYYDDDSDEEVPQQHFSNSPKSYGRKSVIEGNDRSSTKTSDNRDSEFSKPNPSSKTHLSTRFSRRTKASPSDKDYSSKPPVLSKSPVSADSFVERTPSSSSSYTADAESIPQSRSSGYQGSSEQCRSTEEAASKRIQQSKRFSYEESSPRSSDAISSQQKPPSQSKSSDYWASSRQPPRSAEQAASKQISESKRSSREETLKSSAREQPFSSPPKPVATDSAQSSKTSSTHGETPSRENSINKPSHVHPKLPDYDTFAAHLLSLRQNQQ; this is encoded by the exons ATGCTTCATCGGAGTTTCAAGCCTGCCAAATG CAAAACATCGTTGAAGTTAGCGTCTTCGCGAATAAAGCTGTTGAAGAATAAGAGAGAAGCACAGGTGAAGCATCTCAAGAGAGAATTGGCTCAATTGCTGGACGCTGGCCAAGAACGGACTGCCAGAATCCGG GTTGAACATGTGGTTAGGGAAGAGAAGACTATGGCAGCATATGAACTTATCGAGATATATTGCGAGCTTATTGTGGCGCGTTTGCCCATCATTGAGTCGCAGAA AAACTGTCCCATTGACTTGAAGGAAGCGGTCTCAAGTGTAATTTTTGCCTCTCCAAGATGTGCTGATGTACCAGAATTGATGGACATTCGGAAGCATTTAACAGCAAAATATGGGAAAGAATTTGTATCTGCAGCAGTTGAATTACGTCCAGACTGTGGTGTTAGCCGCcta TTGGTGGAAAAATTATCTTCCAAATCACCTGATGGCCctaccaaaattaaaattttgactgCAATCGCTGAGGAACACAATATCAAGTGGGATCCTATGTCATTTGAAGAGAAAGACACCAAACCTCCTGAGGACATGCTG AAGGGACCCGCTACATTTGAGCAGGCTAGTAGAGTCCATGTGGAACCTACTAATGCCCAAGCCTCACCGAATAGGGTTGATCAGGGATCTCATAATTTCCATGATCCGTCGCAACACTATGTAAAGCATGATGTTCCTGCAAACTCTCATGGCCCCGATTTACAATCTTCACCTCATTCCTATCCAGATCATAGGCCTTCAG GGAACCATAGTGAGGTCTTATCTGGTCCACAGAATTGGAATATGGAATTCAAGGATGCCACAGCTGCTGCACAGGCAGCTGCTGAATCTGCTGAACGAGCAAGCATGGCTGCCAGAGCTGCTGCAGAACTTTCAAGTCAAGAAAGGATAACCAGGCAGCATTTAGCAGAATCACGGAAGGCTTTTGCTTTTGAATCAAGAGATGTAGGACCTCAAAACTATACTGGCTCAAAGCTGCAAGGTGAAGATGTTGACAAAGATCAAATGAGTAACAACGTGTACCAAAGACATCCAGGGTTACATCGTGAGGAGAGAGAAGGCAATGAGCAAGATGACCTGGCTGGATTAACTAAAAGGTTTTACAATCTCAAGAGCCCTAATAAACCTAGTCAGTCAGCTTCCTCAAAGTCCAGTAATTCTTTTGTGGATGATTATCCATTAATTGATGATCTCCCAATGCCTGATAGGCTTTCTCAAAAGAGGTCTTCCGAATTGGGTGAATCTAGTGTAAAGCTAGAGTCTAGGGAATCTGAGGTAAGCTTTGTGAGTAAACTGGAAGATGGAATGACATCAGAGAATGTCAGTCACTTTGAGGAAGCAAGAATCAGAAAACAGTCTAGCAGTGTTTCCTCACATTCGCATTCACAAACTTTCAGTGATGATTACAATGTGTTTTCCAATACCAACCAGCAGAGAATGGGAGATGAGACTGATAAGGAGCAAAGAGATGCAAAAGGAGCAAATTCTTATGACAATGCCATGGTTTTTGATGATTCTTCTTCAGACAAGGAAATTAAGTTCGATGTGGAGGATGAACATAATGACCAAGTCTATGATTCGGATTTTTCATCAGAAGGTAGAAAGTCATCTTCTCATTTGTTAGCAAATGCAGATGCTTGGGGCCGTACGGAAAACATGGATGAGTTTCGAGGAAAGTCCAGTTCGCAGACACCGTTGACCTCGGCATTCTTTTCTCAAGATTTTACCACTGACCCTGTTCCTTCCCAACCACATGAGACACCGTTGACCTCGGCATTCTTTTCTCAAGATTTTACCACTGACCCTGTTCCTTCCCAACCACATGACTTGTTACCCATGACTTTTGATGATTCTGACAGCGTAAGTTCAGAGAGGGAAGTGGATCTGGATACCTATGAGGTGGTTGGTGGTTCAAGTACTGGCATTTTTGCTCATACAAAGAGTGTTAGCACCAGAAACTCTGACCCCATTCATAGCGGGAGTCCTCACTCAATAAGATTTTCACTTGCAGACAAGGAAAATTTGGGATCCAACCGTAAAACGCATTTACAGACAGCTTCACTTGATTCAGATGTCCAAGAAGTATTCTCTATGAAAAATCAGAGAACTGGAGTTGATGTTGAAATGGATAATAAGTTTGCTTATGGTAAATTGGACACGAGTCAATCTTCTCCCATACCTGTGAAATCTTGCACAAGTTCTAATGACTTGAAGGACAACCTGCAAACTTCAGGGCATCCAGTAGTGAAAAATGTTCAAAATTATGAATTACCAATCACCACAAAGAATGCTGATCCTATTGAAGAATCCAATTTGGAAACTGGTACAGAGTTGAACTTGGGAATATTGACAGGTGGCTTTCGAAACAAGGGTTATAGGCATCCGCCATACCACAGGAATGTATCAAATAATTCCTCATCATCTGAACAAGCAATAGATAATATTCATTCAAGGACTGGTCGGACCTCTTCTCCTGTCAAGGTTGATATTGGTTCTGGAGCTCGTGATCAGGAGACAAACAATCAGAGACTGCACCCAAAAGTAGATGTAAAAGCAAGCTCAAGAACCCCAGCTACATATTATGATGACGATTCTGATGAGGAAGTTCCACAACAACATTTTAGCAATAGTCCAAAGTCATATGGCCGAAAATCAGTTATTGAAGGGAATGATAGGTCAAGCACAAAGACATCAGATAATCGTGATTCTGAGTTTTCTAAGCCGAATCCATCTAGCAAAACTCATTTAAGCACTAGGTTTTCTCGACGAACAAAGGCATCTCCTTCTGATAAAGATTATTCTTCGAAGCCTCCAGTGCTTTCCAAGTCTCCAGTGAGTGCAGACTCTTTTGTGGAAAGAACACCATCCTCAAGTAGCTCCTACACTGCTGACGCTGAATCAATCCCCCAGAGCAGAAGCTCGGGTTACCAGGGAAGTTCTGAGCAATGTAGGTCAACAGAAGAAGCAGCTTCTAAGCGAATTCAGCAGTCCAAGAGGTTCTCATATGAAGAATCATCCCCAAGGAGTTCAGATGCTATTTCTAGTCAGCAAAAACCACCATCTCAGTCAAAGAGTTCAGATTACTGGGCAAGTTCTAGGCAGCCACCTAGATCAGCAGAACAAGCAGCTTCTAAGCAAATTTCAGAATCCAAGAGGTCTTCGCGTGAGGAAACTCTTAAGTCATCAGCTCGGGAACAGCCATTTAGTTCTCCTCCTAAGCCAGTCGCAACAGACAGTGCTCAAAGTTCAAAGACTTCCAGTACCCATGGTGAGACGCCATCCAGGGAGAATTCCATTAATAAACCCAGCCATGTTCACCCAAAACTTCCTGACTATGACACCTTTGCAGCGCATCTACTGTCTCTCCGCCAGAATCagcaataa